In the genome of Shewanella glacialimarina, one region contains:
- a CDS encoding fumarate reductase flavoprotein subunit, translating to MQIIYTDTLVVGAGLAGLRVAIASKERGLDTLVLSLIQAKRSHSAAAQGGMQASLGNTIKGMGDDEDVHFEDTVKGSDWGCDQAVARMFAHCAPKAVRELANWGVPWTRITKGERQVIVNAQKVTINEAEEAHGLINARDFGGTKKWRTCYTADGTGHSLLYAVDNKAISLGIPVHERMEALKIIHDGKRCQGVIARCLITGEVRAYIAKSTTIATGGYGRIYEVSTNAIICDGIGQALALETGVATLGNMEAVQFHPTAIVPVGILTTEGCRGDGGLLRDKDGYRFMPDYEPEKKELASRDVVSRRMTEHMRKGKGVDSPYGPHLWLDITLLGRKHIETNLREVKEICENFLGIDPTKDWIPVRPTQHYSMGGIRTTPTGESPQLSGLFSVGEAACWDMHGFNRLGGNSLAETVVGGMIIGKYVADFGEKNNLVIDTDLINRFGGELIDEINGLVDGEGTENTFELKLAMQKIMMDYVGIFRNGDELQQAVDELSQLLKRSRNIGLRCKKRHANPELVEALRLRRMLKVALTVACGANARTESRGAHSREDFPQRNDKDWLNRTLSTWPDADALAPVLSYEALDVMQMELPPGYRGYGVNNAIAHPDTEKRQQQIDAILANLGIDADRYAKQAAIMPFTLPDELMPLNQRLSDTLNCAVVSATMVGDK from the coding sequence ATGCAAATAATTTATACCGATACATTAGTGGTTGGTGCAGGTTTAGCCGGTTTAAGGGTTGCTATTGCGTCTAAAGAGCGCGGTCTTGATACATTAGTGCTGTCACTCATTCAAGCTAAACGCTCTCATTCAGCAGCAGCCCAGGGAGGGATGCAAGCTAGTTTGGGTAACACAATAAAAGGCATGGGCGATGATGAAGATGTGCATTTTGAAGACACAGTAAAAGGCTCTGACTGGGGCTGCGATCAAGCCGTTGCCCGTATGTTTGCCCATTGTGCACCTAAAGCAGTACGTGAGTTAGCCAATTGGGGCGTACCCTGGACACGCATCACTAAAGGTGAACGCCAGGTGATAGTTAATGCACAGAAGGTCACTATTAATGAAGCCGAAGAGGCGCATGGGTTAATTAATGCCCGTGACTTTGGCGGCACCAAGAAATGGCGTACTTGCTATACCGCAGACGGGACTGGGCATTCATTGCTGTATGCGGTCGATAATAAAGCGATTTCGTTAGGTATTCCTGTACACGAACGCATGGAAGCGCTAAAGATTATTCATGATGGCAAGCGCTGCCAAGGCGTGATTGCTCGCTGTTTAATTACTGGCGAGGTTAGGGCGTATATTGCCAAATCAACCACGATAGCTACTGGGGGTTATGGTCGTATATATGAAGTGTCTACCAACGCCATTATTTGTGATGGGATAGGCCAAGCATTGGCATTAGAAACTGGCGTGGCGACATTAGGTAATATGGAAGCGGTACAGTTTCATCCTACTGCCATTGTGCCCGTAGGTATTTTAACCACAGAAGGCTGTCGCGGTGATGGCGGGTTATTGCGCGATAAAGACGGCTATCGTTTTATGCCAGATTACGAGCCTGAAAAGAAAGAATTAGCATCACGTGATGTAGTGTCACGGCGCATGACTGAGCATATGCGTAAAGGCAAAGGTGTCGATAGCCCATATGGCCCACATTTATGGTTGGATATTACCTTGTTAGGCCGCAAACACATTGAAACCAACTTGCGCGAAGTGAAAGAAATTTGTGAAAACTTTCTCGGTATAGACCCCACTAAAGATTGGATCCCAGTTAGGCCAACTCAGCATTATTCTATGGGCGGCATACGCACAACGCCTACAGGTGAAAGCCCGCAGTTATCAGGTTTATTTAGTGTGGGAGAGGCGGCGTGTTGGGATATGCATGGCTTTAATCGTTTAGGCGGGAATTCTCTAGCAGAAACCGTGGTTGGCGGGATGATTATTGGTAAATATGTTGCTGACTTTGGCGAGAAAAACAATCTGGTTATTGATACTGACCTCATTAATCGTTTCGGTGGTGAGTTAATTGATGAGATTAATGGTTTAGTGGATGGTGAAGGCACCGAAAATACCTTTGAACTTAAGCTGGCGATGCAAAAAATTATGATGGATTACGTTGGTATTTTCAGAAATGGCGATGAGTTACAACAAGCCGTAGATGAGTTAAGTCAGTTGCTTAAACGTTCACGCAATATCGGACTAAGGTGTAAAAAACGCCATGCCAACCCTGAACTAGTAGAAGCATTACGCCTAAGGCGAATGCTAAAAGTGGCGCTAACTGTCGCTTGCGGTGCGAATGCGCGCACCGAAAGTCGTGGTGCTCACTCCCGTGAAGACTTTCCACAACGTAACGATAAAGACTGGCTAAACCGGACATTATCAACCTGGCCAGATGCCGATGCTTTAGCGCCAGTGCTGAGTTATGAAGCGCTTGATGTGATGCAAATGGAACTGCCACCGGGCTATCGTGGCTATGGTGTAAACAATGCGATTGCGCATCCCGATACCGAGAAGCGTCAGCAGCAAATAGACGCCATTCTTGCCAACTTAGGTATTGATGCTGACCGATATGCCAAGCAGGCAGCAATCATGCCATTCACCTTACCTGACGAGCTAATGCCGCTAAATCAGCGCTTATCAGACACATTAAATTGTGCTGTGGTCAGTGCAACAATGGTGGGAGATAAATAA
- a CDS encoding LytR/AlgR family response regulator transcription factor produces MRVLVIEDEPLAAQKLIGFIHRYYPEAEIVAQIDKVADVITFFDNQPLLDLIFSDIELLDGQVFNALNALDLPCPVIYTTSYNQHWGDAFQNQGIEYLLKPFSYKRFSAAMLSYEQLKHNLTQVQIGQPSVEQPIYKSRFLLRKSQVVEILKTDDIVCLRAAAGVISAYDKLGQHHMLTGNSITELEQQLDPKQFFRLNRSDLINLNYIQAFENYGKDTVAVTTTILKEPLITSKTRTAQFKKWLDG; encoded by the coding sequence ATGAGAGTGTTAGTGATTGAAGATGAGCCGTTGGCTGCCCAAAAACTGATAGGTTTTATTCATCGTTACTATCCCGAGGCTGAAATTGTTGCACAAATTGATAAAGTAGCCGATGTCATTACATTCTTTGATAATCAGCCATTGTTAGACCTTATTTTCTCTGACATTGAATTGTTAGATGGCCAGGTCTTTAACGCTCTTAATGCGCTTGATTTACCTTGCCCTGTTATATACACAACATCTTATAATCAACATTGGGGTGATGCTTTTCAAAATCAGGGGATTGAATATCTGCTCAAACCTTTTTCATATAAGCGTTTCTCTGCGGCTATGTTGAGCTATGAACAATTAAAGCATAACTTAACTCAGGTTCAGATAGGTCAGCCCAGCGTTGAACAGCCAATCTATAAAAGCCGCTTTTTATTGCGTAAATCACAAGTGGTCGAAATACTTAAAACCGATGACATAGTGTGTTTGCGGGCAGCGGCAGGGGTTATTTCTGCTTACGATAAACTCGGCCAGCATCATATGCTAACAGGCAACTCGATTACTGAACTTGAACAACAACTCGACCCTAAGCAGTTTTTCAGGCTCAACCGCAGCGATTTAATTAATTTGAATTATATTCAAGCATTCGAGAATTACGGCAAAGATACCGTCGCGGTAACAACGACAATATTAAAAGAGCCACTTATCACCAGCAAAACTCGCACAGCACAATTTAAAAAATGGTTAGATGGTTGA
- a CDS encoding fumarate reductase iron-sulfur subunit: MSQARTIRFSIFRFDPQDPNDKPKMVNYEVTEAPGMTVFIALNMLREQQDPSLQFDFVCRAGICGSCAMVINGKPTLACRTLTANYPKGDIILMPLPGFELIGDLSVNTGKFMRELAERLQLWLQPNNFESDIHRIETPMDPDEAAKLYELDRCVECGVCVSACATKQMRETFVGAVGMMKIARFELDSRDTRTADDFYHVIGNQDGVFGCVTLLGCQDACPKDLPHMQQIAYLRRKMAIASPNRIL, from the coding sequence ATGAGTCAAGCTAGAACAATTCGTTTTTCAATTTTTAGATTTGATCCACAAGACCCTAACGACAAACCGAAAATGGTTAACTATGAAGTGACTGAAGCGCCCGGCATGACGGTGTTTATTGCGCTGAATATGCTTCGTGAGCAACAGGATCCTTCACTGCAATTTGACTTTGTCTGCCGCGCAGGCATTTGCGGCAGCTGCGCCATGGTGATTAACGGCAAGCCCACATTGGCTTGCCGCACTTTAACGGCTAATTACCCTAAAGGTGACATTATATTGATGCCATTACCTGGGTTTGAATTAATCGGCGATTTGTCAGTTAACACCGGTAAGTTTATGCGCGAATTGGCCGAGCGTTTACAGTTGTGGTTACAGCCAAATAATTTTGAGAGTGATATTCATCGTATCGAAACACCCATGGACCCAGACGAAGCAGCCAAGTTATACGAACTCGACCGTTGTGTAGAGTGTGGTGTATGTGTGTCAGCCTGCGCCACCAAACAAATGCGTGAAACCTTTGTTGGCGCGGTGGGTATGATGAAAATTGCCCGCTTTGAATTAGATAGCCGCGATACCCGTACTGCGGATGATTTCTATCATGTTATCGGTAATCAAGATGGGGTATTTGGCTGTGTGACTTTATTAGGCTGCCAAGATGCCTGCCCGAAAGATTTGCCTCATATGCAACAGATTGCTTACTTACGCCGTAAGATGGCGATAGCAAGCCCGAATAGGATTTTGTAG
- a CDS encoding sensor histidine kinase — MNKLINIIIISLFSIFMVLYSALLQAKPGEAIQWHFDAPVWMAVQCFIAQWLTLRWFRFYQNSKHILSNTQCYIRVFLLSNVSFTFAVTGLIVALEFAIGIQAINVAHIISLLSMQFILHTIVGGFTLAFKVFEDIKQQHSALEQSEKALLQSQVKTLQQHIDPHFLFNNLNVLSALIQQDPDEADEYLNTFSDIYRYILQHKDHSLVPLEHELIFAKNYMSLISTRFEGAYVLEIIQKPGDNLRSHILPCALQLAIENVIKHNQGNKLAPTKIEITIDADKVSIGNQINQKSFKPESTQLGLQNLRTRCVAICNQPLAVEHTEHYFRLTLPLSVHREFA, encoded by the coding sequence ATGAATAAACTTATTAATATTATTATTATCAGCCTTTTTTCGATATTTATGGTGTTGTACTCTGCACTTTTACAGGCCAAACCCGGTGAGGCAATTCAATGGCATTTTGATGCCCCAGTGTGGATGGCTGTTCAATGCTTTATTGCACAATGGCTCACTTTACGTTGGTTTCGCTTCTATCAAAATAGCAAACACATACTAAGCAATACACAATGCTATATACGAGTATTTTTACTCAGTAATGTCAGTTTTACCTTTGCCGTTACAGGGTTAATTGTCGCGCTTGAGTTTGCGATAGGTATTCAAGCAATTAATGTGGCTCATATCATATCGCTTTTGAGTATGCAGTTTATTTTGCATACCATAGTGGGTGGTTTTACCTTAGCATTCAAAGTGTTTGAAGATATAAAACAACAACATAGCGCGCTAGAACAAAGCGAAAAAGCGTTGTTGCAAAGCCAAGTAAAAACATTACAGCAGCATATTGATCCACATTTTTTATTCAATAACCTCAATGTGTTGTCGGCATTGATACAACAAGACCCTGATGAAGCGGATGAATACCTTAATACCTTTAGCGATATTTACCGTTATATTTTACAGCATAAAGATCACTCTTTAGTACCGCTTGAACATGAACTGATTTTTGCAAAAAATTACATGTCATTAATATCAACACGGTTTGAAGGGGCTTATGTGCTTGAGATTATTCAAAAGCCTGGGGATAATTTACGCAGTCATATTTTACCCTGTGCTTTGCAACTCGCTATTGAAAATGTGATTAAGCATAATCAAGGCAATAAACTTGCCCCTACCAAGATTGAAATAACAATTGATGCTGATAAAGTCAGTATTGGTAATCAGATTAATCAGAAAAGCTTTAAACCTGAGTCTACTCAATTAGGTCTGCAAAACTTGCGCACACGTTGTGTGGCTATTTGTAACCAGCCTTTAGCGGTTGAGCATACTGAACATTATTTCAGGCTCACTTTACCTTTATCTGTTCACAGGGAGTTTGCATGA
- the dusB gene encoding tRNA dihydrouridine synthase DusB produces the protein MRIGPYQLSNQLIVAPMAGVTDQAFRNLCLRYGAALAVSEMLSSNPDVWDSDKSRMRMAHSGEEGIRSVQIAGADPDLMANAAQFNVEQGAHIIDINMGCPAKKVNKKLAGSALMQNPCLVKEILQAVVSAVDVPVTLKIRTGWDPDNRNGIQIAQIAQDCGIASLAVHGRTKQCMYKGFAEYDTIKAIKQNISIPVVANGDINSPEKAKFVLDYTGADAVMIGRGAQGRPWIFKEIQHYLETGTKLAPIGAEEQRTVMLEHLDKLYNLYGEYKGVRFARKHIGWYLNQEEQRQWRADFNRLETAVQQHSFVECYFEELV, from the coding sequence ATGCGAATTGGCCCCTATCAACTGTCTAACCAGCTGATCGTGGCACCAATGGCAGGTGTCACCGATCAAGCCTTCCGCAACCTTTGTTTACGTTATGGCGCAGCCTTAGCAGTATCTGAAATGTTGTCGTCCAATCCTGATGTTTGGGACTCGGATAAAAGCCGCATGCGCATGGCGCATTCAGGCGAAGAAGGAATACGCTCCGTACAAATTGCAGGTGCAGACCCTGATTTAATGGCTAATGCCGCTCAGTTCAACGTTGAACAAGGCGCGCATATCATTGATATCAATATGGGTTGCCCAGCAAAAAAAGTGAATAAAAAGTTAGCTGGTTCTGCATTGATGCAAAACCCCTGCTTAGTAAAAGAGATTTTACAAGCCGTGGTTAGCGCAGTGGATGTTCCGGTAACTTTAAAAATTCGCACAGGGTGGGACCCAGATAATCGTAACGGGATCCAAATAGCCCAAATTGCCCAAGATTGTGGCATTGCTTCGTTAGCGGTTCATGGCCGTACAAAGCAATGTATGTATAAAGGCTTTGCCGAATACGACACAATTAAAGCAATAAAACAGAATATCTCGATTCCGGTTGTTGCCAATGGCGATATTAACAGCCCCGAAAAAGCCAAATTTGTGCTTGATTATACGGGTGCTGATGCGGTGATGATAGGAAGAGGTGCACAAGGAAGGCCCTGGATTTTTAAAGAGATTCAGCACTACTTGGAAACAGGTACAAAGTTAGCGCCTATCGGGGCAGAAGAGCAACGCACTGTGATGCTTGAACACCTTGATAAACTTTATAATCTGTATGGCGAGTACAAAGGTGTCCGTTTTGCCAGAAAGCATATCGGATGGTACCTAAACCAGGAAGAACAACGTCAATGGCGTGCTGACTTCAACAGGCTTGAAACCGCTGTCCAACAGCATTCCTTTGTGGAATGTTATTTTGAAGAATTAGTGTAA
- the rho gene encoding transcription termination factor Rho — translation MNLTELKDTPISDLVSLAESMKLENMARARKQDIIFSILKSHAKSGEDIFGGGVLEILQDGFGFLRSSDGSYLAGPDDIYVSPSQIRRFNMRTGDSIFGKIRPPKEGERYFALLKVSEVNFDKPESSRNKILFENLTPLHAEERLRMERGNGSTEDITSRILDLCSPIGKGQRGLIVAPPKAGKTLLLQNIAQSITYNNPDVVLMVLLIDERPEEVTEMQRMVKGEVIASTFDEPASRHVQVAEMVLEKAKRLVEHKKDVVILLDSITRLARAYNTVIPSSGKVLTGGVDANALHRPKRFFGAARNIEHGGSLTIIATALVDTGSKMDEVIYEEFKGTGNQELHLSRKAAEKRVFPAIDFNRSGTRREEKLTTVEELQKMWILRKILHPMDEVSAMEFLIDKLAMTKTNEEFFTAMKRAKS, via the coding sequence ATGAATTTAACAGAATTAAAAGACACGCCGATTTCAGATCTTGTTTCACTTGCTGAAAGCATGAAACTAGAAAATATGGCTCGCGCCCGTAAGCAAGATATTATCTTCTCGATTTTAAAATCACATGCCAAAAGCGGAGAAGATATCTTCGGTGGCGGTGTATTAGAAATCCTCCAAGACGGTTTTGGATTTTTAAGAAGTTCAGATGGTTCATACTTAGCCGGCCCTGACGATATCTATGTTTCACCTAGCCAAATTCGCCGCTTCAATATGCGTACTGGTGACTCCATTTTTGGTAAGATACGTCCGCCTAAAGAAGGTGAAAGATATTTTGCCCTGCTAAAAGTATCTGAAGTTAACTTCGATAAGCCAGAAAGCTCACGTAACAAAATTTTGTTTGAAAACTTAACCCCACTTCATGCTGAAGAACGTCTTCGTATGGAACGCGGTAATGGTTCAACAGAAGATATTACCTCACGCATTCTTGATCTATGTTCTCCTATCGGTAAAGGTCAACGTGGTTTGATTGTTGCGCCGCCAAAAGCGGGTAAAACATTATTACTTCAAAACATCGCCCAAAGTATTACTTATAACAACCCTGATGTGGTGTTAATGGTATTACTGATTGACGAACGCCCAGAAGAAGTGACCGAAATGCAGCGTATGGTCAAAGGCGAAGTTATTGCTTCTACCTTTGATGAGCCAGCAAGCCGTCACGTGCAAGTTGCCGAAATGGTACTTGAAAAAGCCAAGCGTTTAGTTGAACACAAAAAAGACGTAGTGATTTTACTAGATTCTATCACTCGTTTAGCCCGTGCATACAACACAGTTATTCCATCATCAGGTAAAGTGCTTACCGGTGGTGTTGATGCTAACGCACTACACCGTCCAAAGCGTTTCTTCGGTGCAGCACGTAACATCGAACACGGCGGCAGCTTAACCATTATTGCTACCGCACTTGTTGATACTGGTTCGAAAATGGATGAAGTGATTTACGAAGAATTTAAAGGTACCGGTAACCAAGAGTTACACCTTTCTCGTAAAGCAGCTGAAAAACGTGTGTTCCCGGCGATTGATTTCAACCGCAGCGGTACTCGTCGCGAAGAGAAACTGACTACAGTTGAAGAACTTCAGAAGATGTGGATCTTACGTAAAATACTTCACCCAATGGATGAAGTATCAGCAATGGAATTCTTAATCGATAAGCTTGCAATGACTAAGACAAATGAAGAATTCTTCACCGCGATGAAACGCGCTAAGTCTTAA
- a CDS encoding pyridoxal-phosphate-dependent aminotransferase family protein, whose translation MLPVPQISAFNPPRRILMGPGPSDVYPEVLAAQAKPTIGHLDPLFVNMMDELKQLIQYAFQTKNEMTLAVSAPGSAGMETCFVNLVEPGEKVIVCRNGVFGERMRQNVERVGGVAVVVDNAWGEPVCPEAVEQALVANPDAKFLAFVHAETSTGALSDAQTLCTLAQLHGCLTIVDAVTSLGGVELRVDEWGIDAIYSGSQKCLSCVPGLSPVSFSDKAVEKLKNRKTLVQSWFLDQTLVMGYWGNGNGGKRSYHHTAPVNALYALHESLRVLANEGLENAWARHHNMHVILRDGLTKLGLKFVVEEAYRLPQLNTVYIPEGIDDGAVRKQLLEQYNLEIGAGLGALGGKAWRIGLMGFGARAENVALCLKALEDVMS comes from the coding sequence ATGTTGCCCGTACCGCAAATTTCTGCTTTTAACCCCCCACGTCGTATTTTGATGGGCCCAGGGCCGTCCGACGTTTATCCTGAAGTATTGGCTGCACAAGCCAAGCCGACTATCGGTCATCTAGACCCGCTGTTCGTTAATATGATGGATGAGCTAAAACAACTGATCCAGTATGCCTTTCAAACTAAGAATGAAATGACCCTAGCGGTATCTGCACCAGGCAGTGCTGGCATGGAAACCTGTTTTGTCAACTTAGTTGAGCCAGGTGAAAAGGTCATCGTCTGTCGTAATGGTGTGTTTGGCGAACGTATGCGCCAAAATGTTGAGCGTGTCGGTGGCGTCGCCGTGGTAGTTGATAATGCTTGGGGTGAGCCTGTTTGTCCAGAAGCGGTTGAACAGGCATTAGTGGCCAACCCTGATGCAAAATTTTTAGCCTTTGTACATGCTGAAACATCGACTGGTGCGTTATCTGATGCGCAAACCCTGTGTACACTTGCGCAGCTCCATGGCTGTTTAACCATAGTTGATGCGGTGACATCATTAGGGGGGGTAGAGCTACGTGTTGATGAATGGGGTATTGATGCTATTTATTCTGGCAGTCAGAAGTGTTTATCATGCGTGCCGGGTTTATCGCCGGTATCGTTTTCAGACAAAGCCGTTGAAAAGCTTAAAAACCGTAAAACGCTAGTACAAAGTTGGTTTTTAGACCAAACATTAGTCATGGGGTATTGGGGTAATGGCAATGGTGGCAAACGCAGTTATCATCACACCGCCCCCGTTAATGCATTATATGCCTTACATGAGTCATTACGTGTATTAGCAAACGAAGGGCTAGAAAATGCCTGGGCACGTCACCACAATATGCATGTAATTTTGCGCGACGGACTCACTAAGCTAGGACTTAAGTTCGTTGTTGAAGAGGCATACCGACTACCTCAGCTTAATACCGTTTATATTCCAGAAGGTATTGATGACGGCGCGGTGCGTAAACAACTGCTAGAGCAATATAACCTAGAAATAGGCGCAGGATTAGGCGCGTTAGGAGGGAAAGCCTGGCGCATCGGTTTGATGGGTTTTGGTGCTAGAGCTGAAAATGTGGCCTTATGCCTTAAAGCATTAGAAGATGTCATGAGTTAA
- the prmA gene encoding 50S ribosomal protein L11 methyltransferase encodes MAWIQLRIHTHRDNADMLGDLLMDQGSVSITYEDGQDEPIFEPKLGETPLWQDTVVVALFDAGTDLAPTIEFLESMPFLGAGFNHKIEQVEDKDWVREWMDSFHPIQFGQRLWICPSWRPIPDPEAVNVILDPGLAFGTGTHPTTALCLEWLDSLDLADKEVIDFGCGSGILAIAAIKLGAKKVTGVDIDYQAIDASTANAERNDVADKLSLYLPEDQPENLQADVLVANILAGPLKELAPLIAEKVKTGGQLALSGLLREQAQDVSDFYSQWFDMDPACHKEDWTRLNGTKK; translated from the coding sequence ATGGCTTGGATCCAATTGCGCATTCACACTCATCGCGACAATGCAGATATGTTAGGCGACTTATTAATGGATCAAGGTTCTGTTTCCATTACCTATGAAGATGGCCAAGACGAACCCATTTTTGAACCTAAATTAGGTGAAACTCCACTTTGGCAAGATACGGTAGTTGTTGCGTTATTTGATGCAGGCACCGATTTAGCACCCACGATTGAATTTTTAGAATCTATGCCATTTTTAGGCGCTGGTTTTAACCATAAAATTGAACAGGTAGAAGACAAAGACTGGGTACGTGAATGGATGGACAGTTTCCACCCTATTCAATTTGGTCAACGTTTATGGATTTGCCCAAGCTGGCGCCCTATTCCTGACCCAGAAGCGGTTAACGTTATTTTAGATCCTGGCTTAGCATTTGGCACAGGTACACACCCTACAACTGCATTATGTCTTGAGTGGTTGGACAGCTTAGATTTAGCTGATAAAGAAGTTATCGATTTTGGTTGTGGCTCAGGTATTTTAGCGATTGCCGCTATCAAACTAGGGGCCAAAAAAGTCACCGGTGTGGATATTGATTATCAAGCCATAGACGCCTCTACCGCAAATGCTGAACGTAACGATGTGGCGGATAAACTATCACTTTATTTACCTGAAGATCAGCCAGAGAATTTACAAGCTGATGTGCTTGTCGCCAATATTCTAGCGGGGCCGCTCAAAGAATTAGCCCCATTAATTGCTGAAAAAGTAAAAACCGGTGGTCAACTAGCCCTGTCAGGTTTATTACGCGAACAGGCTCAAGATGTATCTGACTTCTATAGCCAATGGTTTGATATGGACCCAGCGTGCCATAAAGAAGATTGGACTCGCTTAAACGGAACAAAAAAATAG
- a CDS encoding substrate-binding periplasmic protein: MLGSQRHYFSLALTSSVLLTCLASMLQLVVSQPLSATELRVDKKIIIASPTARPPYILQDEQSGIELDIIRQAFASEGIKVEFQFSSRNRQLLHFQQKKADAIMTVNQHTGVGGFASDNYISYHNVAISLAKNDLRITSIDDLKHYSVVAFLNAQHVMGNTFNKMTQNNLAYLEVSPQEKQNKMLYKERVDIVIADRYVFQDLNRMIAKDIDVTASLHYHMIFSGPDYYISFHDEALKNKFNRGLKTIRASGVYKQLEQQYFVDVETK; encoded by the coding sequence ATGCTAGGTTCTCAAAGGCATTATTTCTCACTCGCTTTGACCTCTAGCGTATTACTGACGTGTCTAGCATCTATGCTTCAACTAGTCGTATCACAACCATTGTCTGCTACAGAGTTGAGGGTAGATAAAAAAATCATTATCGCGTCCCCTACAGCTCGCCCGCCTTATATATTGCAAGATGAACAGTCGGGTATTGAACTGGATATCATCCGTCAGGCATTTGCCAGTGAAGGCATAAAAGTCGAGTTTCAGTTTTCTTCCCGTAATCGCCAATTATTGCATTTTCAACAGAAAAAAGCGGATGCCATTATGACGGTAAATCAGCATACAGGTGTTGGAGGGTTTGCTTCAGATAATTATATTTCATACCACAATGTAGCGATTAGTTTAGCCAAAAATGACTTACGTATTACTAGCATTGATGATTTAAAACATTACAGCGTGGTGGCTTTTTTGAATGCCCAACACGTTATGGGCAACACTTTTAACAAAATGACCCAAAATAACCTCGCCTATTTGGAAGTGTCACCACAAGAAAAACAAAATAAAATGCTTTATAAAGAACGAGTCGATATCGTGATAGCCGACCGGTACGTGTTCCAAGATTTAAACCGTATGATCGCCAAAGATATCGATGTAACAGCAAGCTTGCATTATCACATGATATTTTCAGGACCGGATTATTATATCAGCTTCCATGATGAGGCATTAAAAAATAAGTTTAATCGTGGTTTAAAAACAATTCGAGCCAGTGGTGTTTACAAACAACTTGAACAACAATATTTTGTCGATGTAGAAACAAAGTAG
- a CDS encoding fumarate reductase cytochrome b subunit, protein MESQSLPAKNNNVSAAKGFSHPIWAARADSLQSLSGALLGLFIIAHLHFESSILLGKEAFYQVAQFLEGGIFSETGHGYPLLTQIFSAFMLVVVMIHAIFALRRFPTQIGQWRALRQQMHFLPHEDTKIWFWQMVTGFLLFFLVPVHLFTMIMNPEIGPHLSAERVYYDNVWILYILLLPAVLVHAVFGLYRVCVKWGLVQQRFALLKFAKVLLVYLMIIGIASLVAYIVIGRTLELPVIPFAPT, encoded by the coding sequence ATGGAATCTCAATCCTTGCCTGCAAAAAATAATAATGTGAGTGCTGCTAAGGGTTTTTCTCATCCAATTTGGGCTGCAAGAGCAGACAGTTTACAAAGTCTATCCGGGGCATTACTTGGGCTATTTATTATTGCGCATTTGCATTTTGAATCCAGCATTTTGCTGGGAAAAGAAGCTTTTTACCAGGTTGCTCAATTTCTTGAAGGGGGGATTTTCAGTGAAACGGGTCATGGTTATCCATTATTAACCCAGATATTTTCAGCGTTTATGTTAGTTGTGGTGATGATCCATGCCATTTTTGCCTTGCGCCGCTTTCCGACTCAAATTGGTCAATGGCGAGCATTACGGCAACAAATGCATTTTTTACCCCACGAAGATACCAAAATATGGTTCTGGCAAATGGTGACAGGTTTTTTATTGTTTTTCTTAGTGCCGGTGCATCTATTTACCATGATCATGAATCCTGAAATTGGCCCGCATTTATCTGCCGAGCGAGTTTATTACGATAATGTCTGGATTCTGTACATCTTACTTTTACCCGCCGTTTTAGTGCACGCCGTGTTTGGTTTATATCGTGTTTGCGTGAAGTGGGGATTAGTACAGCAACGTTTTGCCTTGCTTAAGTTTGCCAAGGTGCTGCTGGTATATTTGATGATTATTGGTATTGCCAGTTTAGTCGCTTACATTGTGATAGGGCGAACCCTTGAGTTGCCTGTTATCCCTTTTGCGCCAACTTAA
- the fis gene encoding DNA-binding transcriptional regulator Fis: MFDQTTNTEVHQLTVGKIETANGTIKPQLLRDAVKRAVTNFFSQLDGQEASEVYEMVLSEVEAPLLDIIMQHTRGNQTRAANMLGINRGTLRKKLKKYGMN, from the coding sequence ATGTTTGATCAGACAACTAACACAGAAGTTCACCAGCTTACCGTAGGCAAAATCGAAACAGCAAACGGCACTATCAAGCCGCAGTTATTACGCGACGCAGTTAAACGCGCCGTAACCAACTTCTTCTCTCAGTTAGACGGTCAGGAAGCTTCAGAAGTGTATGAAATGGTACTTAGTGAAGTTGAAGCACCTTTACTAGACATTATCATGCAACACACTCGTGGCAACCAAACTCGCGCAGCGAACATGTTAGGTATCAACCGTGGTACTTTACGTAAGAAGCTAAAAAAATATGGCATGAACTAA